Part of the Cercospora beticola chromosome 5, complete sequence genome is shown below.
ATCTCGGAATTTCTGGTTAACGACAGGGCTGGGACCATGAGGCTTGTTTGTTGTGGAGTCGTGATGCTCCTGTTCTCAACGGCGACAGCGAGCCTGCCAGTGCGACTTCTCTCAGTCGAGGCGCACTTTCTCGAGCTGGAGCAAGAAACAATCACGCGCGGCCTCGTGGCTCCCTTGTCTGGGAGAAAGGCAGGTGCATGACTTCCATTTCTTTTCTCTGTttacttctcttcttctcctccgagTCTCTGCACTCTTCTCTCGCATCGCCTTTCTCATCTTCTCAGCAAGTTCACCATCTTGGACGCGCATTACTCACCAGCACACATACCCTGCACATATACCAGCCCGACACATCGTACTCCGACCTCCTCACATCAAAATGGACGAGGCAAGAAAGGCCGTCGAGGCCTTCATGGCTCGCAATGGACGCCACGACACCACTGTTCATGAAACTGTTGCACCTGCAGTCACCCAGGAAGTCCTTACGAGAAGGGAACATCAGGTGCGTTTTCATGCTTCCTCCCGTGACGCGGATGACCCTGCTGACATCTTCCATAGGACATCACTCGTGCTGTCGACAAAGAGTTCCATCAAGACCATTACCACACGTCTGTTCAGCCTATCACGACTGAAGAGCATCGTGAAGAACAGCATCACGCTGTGGTTCAGCCTGTTGACGAGCACAACTTTGAGCATGACGACCCAGCTGAGACCACCAAACACCTTGCCGCTGTGGATGCGGAGCACAGGGACACCTTTGAGTCTGTGGTAGCCGAGCGGACAACGACAGAGCTGCCCACGATCGAGGGTCAGCACATTCATCACCATGTGCATGAAAGGATTCAGGTACGTGAACGCCATTACTGCTTCTCCGATCAATGCTAAGCTTTGCACAGCCTGTCATCCAGAAGCAGACGTTCGAATACCACGTCTTCCACGTCGTCATGCCTGTCCGAGAGATCCACCACAACGCAGCACAACACTATTCCACTTCCTCGCTGCCAACTGTCACCCTCGATGACTTCAAGCGAGCGGGTGGCCAGCTCAATGGTCGCGAGGAACGTTACGATGCCTTTGAGGGAGAACCACGATCAGTCGGCCAGGCTCATGGAAGCCCACTCCAAGCCGCACCGGGCTCTGGTGGTGCGACTGAGTATGCAACTTTCCACTCTcatttctactatcctcaCTGACACTATCTGCAGCGCCTCCGCGTCCGCGTCCAAAGCGCCCGCCGATGGATCCGCGGCAGCTGCTCCAGCTAGGCCCTCAAGAGTAGCGACATTTGCGAATCCGCTCACCACGACGCCAGCACCAGTAGCGGCGTCTCAACAGGATCCAACGACAATTGCATCTCGCACCGAAGCAAACTCCGGCGTCTTCCGTCCTCCAACTCGGGCGCCCACAGCTCCCGCCACGCTTGCGAGCGCTTCAGCTGCAGCGCCAGCTATTGACAATTCGACTGCACCGGCCTCACAGCCAgccgctcctgctcctgcgccAGCTGCCGCCGACaatgctgccactgccactgcacAGCCCACCGTCGCCCCTGCGGCTCCCGCTCCACCAACCCGTGATCCGGCTGCCCCAGCATCACTTAACGGCGGGCCTGGTGCAGGCACTCTTTCGATGCAGCCTGACGGCAGCATTGCCTCGAACCATCCCTTGATGCGACCGCCCACTTTGCTGTCGCAAGACGCATACCGTCAAGGCCCTGGTAGAGCTAGTGCCGTCCGGCCACACGCCCGCCACGTGAGAACAACGTCGAcctcgatgaggacgagaccAGACAGGACACCATCGGCTCCAGCAGACCGTCCAGCGGCCTCGGATCCGGCTGACAGGCCACTACCGGGTGCGCCACAGTAGTTTGGTCTTGACTGGTATGGAGATGGGGAAAGTGAACTTGGAAGACGCCTAGATTGGTTTGATGATTCTCTGTTGTGAACCTGGGATGGTGATGGACTGCTTGGAACCTGATACAGTGGTATCAACACCTGTGCAGGAGCTAGGAAGTACCCTCGAATACATCTGCTGTCTCGTTCCTACTTCCTGGCCGTACATGCTCCAGTTTTGATTGTATTACGACCGACATCCCCACTCTGGTGTCTCAAAGAACGGTATCGAACATGCTCACACAAAAGCTGGGTGCAGTGCGAGTTCGTACAGTTCCTGTTGTGGGCTCAAAGCCTAGCTGCTGTCAAGCTGATATACCGGGACAGGAGCTCTACGCCCTTCGGCCGCCGACTAGAACGTCGGTAACGCCGTTCCCTGCGTCCTGTCAGCGCAATGTAATGCCATATCATTACTGCTCTTATCTGATCAGTCCCTAGATTTGAGTGGCGCGCAGGCATGCACCCACTACCAACGGCCTCGAGTCACAGCCAACGTTGCTCACTCACTCACACTGGCGCCAAGCACAGCGTTGATCACATGCACAGGCACATGCCGTCAACAATGCCGCATCACTGGCCGCAATGAGTGGGCCACGGAGTGAACGAGTTGCTGAGATCCACACCTGGCGATCATAAACAACTCTTTTGTTCTGCTCGAGCCATTGCACTTTCACCAACTACCAATACAAGGCGGCCTTGCACCACAACATTTTCAACTGACTCACTGCTCATACACACCGACAACACGATGGGACTCACACCGAGAGAACGAATCGAGAGGATTCAGCGCGAGGCTTCCCTTCGCGGGATCTCCACTGGCGAAGCACAACGTCACAACGGCAGGCCAGTCGAGTTTGTCACTCTAACGCCAAATGAAGATGGTGGGGACACTATTGCGCCCTTCGGTCATCCTCGCACGACAAAAAACTTCAACGGCTTTCCTCCAAGATTGCCGACAGTTCCTCGCGCTCCCAATTCAGCGGCGCCCGGACCCAGAAACGGCTTTCAGCTCCGACTGCCGACTTCTGCTCGTGCTACAACCCCAGCAGTAGCTGGACCTAGCAACTTCTTCCATCCACaatcgtcgacgaactccAGTGCTCCAGTTTCAGAAACTCGAGAGCCCAGCCAGACGCCTGGTGACGAAGACATCGGCATGGGCGTCGACGACTTCACTGCTCTCGAGCCACCGAGCATGAAGGGTGAGCAAAAGCGTAGGCAAGACTCGGCGTTTGCCACCTCTACGCAAGACTCCACTAGACTCGAACCTGATGCGGGCTTCGACATCGAGCGCCGTCgcaagaaggccaagctAGCCACTGAGGAACCACAAGTGTGGCTGTCGGCTCAGGGCAATCTGAGAACGGGTATGCCTGGCCCTTCTACTCCCCCAATTGCCACTCGAGTCCCAGCAGAACCTCAAGCTTCCGCAGCTCCGAAAGCACTCTTCGCAACTCCTATGGAGTTCTTCACATCTTCGTCAGCTTTCGCACGTCCTCGTGCCGCTGCATCTCCTGGAGCCGCTGGATCTTCTGAAGCTGTTGCATCTCCTGAAGCCGCTGCGTCTCCTGATCGCGCTATATCTCCTGGTGCCGCTGCATCTTCTCAAGTCGACGCATCTCCTCCAGCATCCGCGTCTCCTGAGCCTCTTCCTGCCAGCGTGTCAAACACTACACCGCTCCAAGACACCGCCACACCTGGTCCATCTAACTCATTGAGCTCGATCCAAACTCAAGCCTCTGCTATTGCTGGACTTCCTTCGGCAAGCACCTCCAATGCCGCGGCTCCTCAAGCTGCTGCCGATGCCCCTCCCACCACTAGGCAAGTCTCTCTTCATCGAGACATGACCCCCTACGTCGGCGCTCGCCCAATCCCGCAGTGGCTGACCGACTTGGCACGCGAGATCCGAGCTGCCGACACCGATCCTCAGGGCAGACCGAAGACTGCGGCGCTCAAGAAGGTCACGAACACTTTCGTGAGAGATGGTCAGACTCTTTCTCACTTCTCTCCTGCTTCGGGTGTTCTTAGAGTCGGTGCTAGGTGGTCGCCGTTGTGGGAGTGGTGGATGGATACGAGGGTGTTGACTCCGGCGCAGTGGTGGAGAGTCAATGAGGTTGattggaagatgaagagcgaGGGGTACAAGGAGTTGCCCAATGGATGTTACGGAGTGAATGTGCCTGCTGTTTGAGGGAGTGGTGGTGAAGAGTGGTTGGAGGGTGAGGGGACGAAAGTGCAGCTGGAGAGTGCGGGTcgagaaggcgatgatgggATTGCGATTGGAGATTGCGCTTCGGGAGATTGTTGAGGCGATTCTCTTGCTTGCACACACTGGATGTGTTCTTTTCTTTGTCCGCTAGAGTAGACATGGTTCTCACAATCGTTTATTTGGGGTTGCTACAGAAAAACTTAAACACACGCTGCTATCATGAACTGATACTTGCATTCAAACACTCAAACGGGTCAATACTGCTTGGTCTATCATTTCAATTTGGCAGCACTTTCTGAGTATATTGCGCTGAGCTCTCTGCGTACATGTCTAGCGACGCCTATCATGAGGCGAGCTTGTCGCCTTACTTGTATGCTTCTGCGTAACTTTCTACTTTTGCTTAGGATGCAATCGACTTATCGTTTCATGTGCTGAAAGACTCTAGAGAGTGACGAATAGACATAGATCTACTTCAGAGGCTGACAGCAAGCAGGTAGTCTCCAAAACTGCTGAGACAACGCGCTCCCTAATAACGAACTGAGTCATGAAAAACTTCGAATGCTCATGATCTGGACGTGTCATCTTCCAGTGCTTATTGTCTCATTCCATCTTGCTGCACGAGGCCACTCTACAAGTTTGCAGCACATCACACCGTTACCAATGGACGTTTCAAGCACGTGTCTCGGAACAATGCAAGCTTTCTTCGAGACAATTAACACAACGTTGTTGTCTGGCGCCGAGGACAAAGAAACCTGCCGCAACCCGGCTCGTCTCTGCGTGAGACGCTTGTGCACGTTTGTTTCGGCTGAGCAGGTGCGCCTTCCCGCTTAGCGACAACTTCTCTACGACTTGGCAAGCAGAAGGCATGCTACCAGTATTCAAGAAGGCACTTGCGGGAAATACTTTCTGTTCTTTTTGAAATTGATGAAGCCACTCTTCAGGCGTTCAGCAAGGACGACACTTTTACCCATATACTCGATCTCCACGAAGCTGATTACACGCGAACGTGGCTGCTAATTACACCTCCAGCTTTCGTCAAGATGGAAGCTATCGATGCTCTCTCAAGCTGCAACGACCTCATGTCGCTGACTTCTGTTACTTTCCACAGCACATCTCCGTCGTATCTTTCGGCAGACAGCAGAAATTCCACATATTACGACATATCCACTCAATGAATCAAAGCTATATACTGTATCGGCACGGTCGCCGCACACAGCGTCCCTGGAAATGTGTCCACAGGGGCGTTCAAAGCATCTCATGATCAAAGTGCTTGTCCGGGCCACATCTCTACGACAATGACGGAAAGTGAATGTCCTCTGCTCACTGCTTTGTGCGCTTCAACAGGCCTGTTCACTATGACATGCATTCACCAACTTCGAGCGACCCTTTTCTTTGGCACAAAAGACATCAGCTCTACCTACTATTCTCCTTATCAAAGTACTCGAGCATCCTCGGTCAAGAACACTGGACGTCTACAAACCCTACTACGCAAGCATTCGCTGCATTCAACCAGAATCTCCTTGTCAACATGCCGAAATACCTCACCCCTGTGTCACGGGCAAAGATCCGAGAGTTACACATTGAGGTTGCAAGCCTTCAGGATAAATTAGCTGCGCAGGCACTGCAACAGGAACACGAGCTCGATGTTCTCCAAAAGCAGCTCACAAGCAAGGACGCAGAGATTCAGCAATTGAAGCATCTACATGCTGAAGAACTCAAGAAACCCTTGAAGTCATACCTGCAGCCCACGAAATCCACACTGCTGAAACAGACACCCGACAGGAGATCATCAAATCTTGCAACATCGATTTCGATTCGTGATACACAAGGCAAGCTCATAGTGGACTCGAGTCTGAATGAAGCGAGTTACATGCGGCCAACGAAATCAACGTTGAGCAGGGCAGGCAAATTGCCCCCTCCGCTCACAGAAGATGAACTGTATGCTCAATATTGGGCCGCTAGATGCCCGGTCGACCTGACTCATGATGAACCTGACTGCAGTGATCGAAGCATCGAGGCTGAGAACGCGGTCTCGCCAGAGAAGGACGCACTATGTGCCGACGAATATTTTGAGCCCACTGTATACTACCATCCCAATGTCGGTGATCGCGGAAACTATCGAGAATCTTGTCACTGCCCATTCTGTGAGGATTTCCAATCTGGCAGACACATCCAAGTTGTAGCAGATATACAGGACCGAACGCGATGTCACGACAAGTTCTTCGACAAGCCGAGTTCGCGCATCTCAATTCCCTTCGAGCACCAACTCCGGCTCTTGAGAGCAGCATACTCGATTGCGCAAAAGGCCTTCTGGCACGGACTCGAGAGGTACTGGCCAGGCCAAGAAATGTACAACTACCCTCTCGGCCCTGACAGCGTTCGATTTGGGTTCTCGGAGTTGAAGGAAGTCCTTGGCAGTATGCACAACTTTAGCTGGAGTCTCCGATCCTTCCTGTACCCCGAAGTCAATGGTCGTTGGGCTGATTTGTGCACTCGAGTGCCCACTTTCGTTGAGCCAACGATAATAAACATGCGGGGAATTCGTAACGTTCTTGCTCATCCCAGCAATCTGCTTTCAGACTATGTCGATAGCCTCTTGAAGGATGCGCACGATCTGGCATGCATGATGAGGGACGAGCCAAGAGCACTCGAGGTTCGAGCATTGCGAGACGAACTGCGAGACCTGGCCACTGAGTCGTTCAACGAGATTGAGAGATTGGAGCCATGGATACATCTCCCAAACGACATCGTGTGGCCAACTCACCATGAGGCGACCTTCCAGCAAATGCTTCGATCACTTCAACTTGGCGATGACAACCCACGGTACGTAATGGACAATGCACATGAGAAGCATTACGACCCAGCTATTGTGCGCGCAGCAAGGCATTGGGCCGAGCAGTCTACCATCCCGGGCCTGTCGAATTGGCAAAGGAGGAACCACTGGTTGAGTTACAAAGATCAGGAGCATATGAGTAACTGGCTGAGAGCTCAGAGGAgaatggaggagaagaaatcgCGCGAAGGGCGGTGGAGATCAAGAGTGCGGCTGGAGATTGATGTCCAGAAGCTGTGTGAGAAGCCACTACTGATGTGAAGCACATAGACTGGCGGCCGAGTTGAGACTGCAAATTCATAGTGTAGGCAGAGCGTTGATGATATCAAGTCTTGCTGAATGAAGTATTAAATACCCACTGTCCAACAAGCGATGGACGTGGGCTCTGCCTGTCCTTGTGTCAGAAAGTTGCACTTCTTAGACTTAATTAAGTGGTCAACTTAGTTGCCGCTGTGATATCTGGATGACTTGTACGAAGCAAGAATTGATGTTTATCATTACTCACATCTTGCTCGGAAGTTCGACCAACCATCGATCGCGGGTCTGTAggcctatctatattctccaCTTCTTTTCCTGATTCTTGCGAACAGCCCCACCGGTTTGTGTACCCCGCGGCGAAAGACAAGGTGTTTGCATATCTGCCGGAAGGACCTTCTTTTTGCACAGCCGCTTGACTTCTTGTGAAGTACGAACTTTACAGGATTGGACGACCGATAACTAGTGCCACGAATGCACTCTCCGCAGATCTGCGAAACTTGCCAAGGACCGCGGATCTAGCTGCAATGTAAGAGCCTATCACAAAACGCTAGGCAAAGAGCCCCCACTCAGACATGCGTACCTTATCACGGCAATGTTCTAGGCGAATGACAAACGGCCAAGATGTTGTGAGCCCGTGCCAGGTGTGTTATGCCGCTGTTTCGAGCGAATGCGTTTTGGGAGCTTCGAGATTGAGTTGAGGTGACAGTACTTCGACATACGCTACCCACACCTGCCACACCATGGACAAGTTTCAAGGAGACATCACTCCTTCGTCGGACAGACGTGACATCGCGGAAGACGATGTGCTTGCGGAGCTGGGCTATACTCCGCAGTTCAAACGCAACTTCTCTCTCGCAGGCATTGTCGCATTTTCCTTTGCCGTGGTCACATCATGGACAGCTCTTGCTGGAGTTCTTACCGTCGGTGTACAGTCCGGAGGAGCTCCAGTGATGATCTGGTCCTGGATAGGCATTTGTATCGCGACTCTTTTCGTTGCCTACAGCCTTGCAGAGATGTGTAGCGCTTATCCCGTAGTTGGAGGACAGTATAGCTATGTCGCAGTATTTGCTCCGAGAAAATGGAGGCGAGGAATGAGTTATCTCTGTGGATGGTGAGCGAATCGGATCCTGGCGTATGCAAGCGCTAACGATTGCAGGTTTCTTCAAATTGGTGTTTTGGCAATGGGTGCTACGAGCCACACCGTCACAGGCAACTTCTTGCTCGGATTGGGCAACCTGAGCAATCCGAACTTTATGATCAAGGACTGGCATCATGTTTTGGTCGGATGGGCAATAGCACTTGCTGCATTGGTCGTGAACATGTTTGCCTCAAAGGTGTTCGACAAAGGATCCCAATTCTTCCTGGTGCTGAACATGTCATTTttcgtggtcgtggtcgttgCGATGACGGCCATGAATGACGATCGGCGGTCGGCCAGTTTCGTCTTCACAGACTTTGTGAATATTACAGGATGGCCGTCTGCGTATAGTGCACTGCTCGGTGTTCTCCAGGCTGCGTACGGTATGTGTTGCTACGACAGCGCAACCCGGATGACCGAGGAGATCAAAGACGCAAGGAGGCAAGCACCACGAGCGATCGTCATGCCGGTGTACATTGGCTTCGTCACGGGCTTCATCTTCCTGATCGCCGCGGCTTTCGCGATGAGCGAGGACATTGCTGCAATCGCCAGCACTCCTACAGGTGTTCCCATGATTGAGATCTGGCGGCATGCCACTAACCGCGCTGGAGCAATTGGAATGTCGGCAGTCATTGTTGTCATCGGTCTCGCTCCTTCAATCGGGCTGACAGCACAAGGAGGAAGATCAATCTACGCGTTTGCTCGCGATTCCGGACTGCCATTCTCCAAGTTCTTGAGCAGAATCGAGCCAAGGACGCGAATGCCGGTCAATGCGCTTTGCTGTGCGGCGCTGTTCCAGATGGTCTTAATCGCTATTCAGTTTGGAGGACCTACTGGCTTTTCAACAGTCATTCAGATCTCCACGGAAGGCTTTTGTAAGTGGTACAGACAACGCTGTGTGGCAATGATTAACAGGTCGGCAGATGTCTCATACGCTCTCCCGTTGATTGCTCGCCTGCTCTCACTGTTCACCTCTGAACCAGTGTGGGAGATTGGCGGTCTCTACAGCCTGGGACGTTGGAGCATTCCGTTCAATGTCCTGGGTGTGTTGTTCTTGATGTTCGCGACAATTACATTCAACTTGCCCACGGTGAAGCCCGTGACCAGTCAGAACATGAACTATAcctcggcggcggtgggagCAGTTATGTTGATCGCCCTCGTAACGTGGCTCACCACTGGGAGGAAGCACTTTCACGGGCCTGCAAGCGGTGGCGTCCGTCTGGACCGCGTGACAGAGGGAGTCGTCGTACAGGAAATGGAGGAAAGGATCAGTAGCAAAGAcgtggagatggagaagtcgGTGTAGTTCACGTCGTGCAGCGCGACTgttgtgttgttgctgtgtgTCGGAGATGCTGCACGCCAAGCCTCAGGAACGACCGAGCTCCAGCATGACGACGAGCTGGCCAGAGCATGTCTACGGCGTGAGCGTgagctcctcctcgtcctctacATAGTCCTCGTCTCCGTATCTTCGCAAAGAATTGGCACTGTCTGACTACCAACTGTACTCCGTCACCACTCCCACACTATAATCTCAGGCAATCCCAACCACGACGCGCCGCAAACCTTCCCGCGACATGCCTCGCCAGGCCGACGAGGACCTGCTGGCCGAGCTTGACTCGCTGGGAGACCAACTGGCTGCCACCTCCAAGCCCACCGCAACCAAGAAGGGCGCCGCTGCCAAAGCAaataccgacgacgaagatgcctTGGCCGGCCTGGAGGACCTTGTCAAGGCCAAGCCGGCCACATCTCGACCCGCCACTCCTCGATTGAGCTCCAGCACGACTAGCGCGACGAATAAGAGTCCTAAGCGTACGGCAGAATACACTCCTGCTACGACATCGCAGGGTAGCAGCGAGCGAAACAGCAGTGAAGATCGCGCACGAGTGAGCCAGACACAGGCGAGAGCTTCGGGCGAGGGCAGCCGCAGCTTTCACACGGCGCAAACACCgcaagccgaagaagccAAGGCGCAgcaaggaggaggatggTGGGGAAGTTGGGGCAGTATTGCCAGCGCTGCCGTTAAGCAGGCTGAGACGCTGGCAAAGAACATTCAGACGAACGAGGAAGCACAGAAATGGGTGACACAGATTCGACAGAACGCCAATTTGGAAAACTTGCAACATCTTGGTATTCGAAGTTGGTACGTTGATGTCCAACACGTGCTGACAATTGACAGGCACCGACCTGCGTTCAAAGGGTCTCTCGTCCTTCACATCAATCATCTCACATATCGCCCCGCCCATATCTGCTCATGAACGTTTGCAGATTCATACCACTCACGACATCCTCAACTATCCTTCCCTGGATCCACTGATATACAATACTTTCTCTCGTGTTATGAGCCAGGTCGAGGGCGGCGACTTGCTCGTCATTCAACGTGGGACTGAATCGAGAGGACGAAGCTCTTCTGATCTGCAGGGCTACCGGGGCACTGTGCTTGG
Proteins encoded:
- a CDS encoding uncharacterized protein (BUSCO:EOG09264NDD), with the translated sequence MPRQADEDLLAELDSLGDQLAATSKPTATKKGAAAKANTDDEDALAGLEDLVKAKPATSRPATPRLSSSTTSATNKSPKRTAEYTPATTSQGSSERNSSEDRARVSQTQARASGEGSRSFHTAQTPQAEEAKAQQGGGWWGSWGSIASAAVKQAETLAKNIQTNEEAQKWVTQIRQNANLENLQHLGTDLRSKGLSSFTSIISHIAPPISAHERLQIHTTHDILNYPSLDPLIYNTFSRVMSQVEGGDLLVIQRGTESRGRSSSDLQGYRGTVLGTGTAAWSDGPWWREEGRKRSLGTVPGLKEGTRLARVQAESYAKEFFDTKGGVEEAAKRATETLSESNPVRSSDIFLAIQAVSYAVEKDLFAEDSQSAAKAQEAGVATPSESDEVVVFAIYLHDPLHSISFRGLSQPFPQKWAEWLDAEPTVEGALPDSILEIIQSGGVDPREWVAEWMEELLSTAVGVVAQQYVAKRMGVGEGGIGRGKQRAEEDESAISGEAARAI